In a single window of the Manis javanica isolate MJ-LG chromosome 16, MJ_LKY, whole genome shotgun sequence genome:
- the NRSN1 gene encoding neurensin-1 isoform X1: MSARGSTRGSQQAPAAAEGGSPRYGVRSYLHQFYEDCTTSIWDYEEDFQIQRSPNRWSSVFWKVGLIFSTVFVILGVTVLAGGFLVPPKIEAFGEADFVMVDRHAVQFNGALDACKLAGAVFFCIGGMSMAGCLLMSVFTKNYSKEERFLQQKFKERIADIKAHAQPVTKPPGPGEAQIPVTLSRVQNVQPISAT; the protein is encoded by the exons atgagtGCGCGCGGCAGCACCCGCGGGTCCCAGCAGGCACCGGCCGCTGCTGAGGGCGGGTCCCCGCGCTACGGAGTCCGGTCCTACCTGCACCAGTTTTATGAGGACTGTACCACCTCGATCTGGGACTATGAGGAGGATTTCCAGATCCAGAGGTCACCTAACAGGTGGAGCTCAGTATTCTGGAAA GTCGGACTCATCTTCAGCACAGTCTTCGTGATTCTCGGGGTGACCGTCCTGGCCGGGGGCTTCCTTGTGCCCCCCAAAATCGAAGCCTTTGGTGAAGCCGATTTTGTCATGGTCGATAGGCACGCTGTCCAGTTTAACGGAGCCCTTGACGCATGCAAGCTGGCAGGAGCTGTTTTCTTCTGCATTGGGGGCATGTCCATGGCAGGCTGCCTGCTGATGTCAGTGTTCACAAAGaattactccaaagaagaaagattCCTTCAGCAAAAGTTTAAAGAGCGAATTGCAGACATCAAGGCTCATGCCCAGCCCGTTACCAAACCTCCAGGCCCAGGGGAAGCCCAGATTCCAGTCACTTTGTCCAGGGTGCAGAATGTCCAGCCTATATCAGCAACCTGA
- the NRSN1 gene encoding neurensin-1 isoform X2 has product MGAVAVQTGGGRLAFFCGQEDLLASLCTPGQPLEFRVTLSSSGAEEETEVGLIFSTVFVILGVTVLAGGFLVPPKIEAFGEADFVMVDRHAVQFNGALDACKLAGAVFFCIGGMSMAGCLLMSVFTKNYSKEERFLQQKFKERIADIKAHAQPVTKPPGPGEAQIPVTLSRVQNVQPISAT; this is encoded by the exons ATGGGAGCAGTGGCCGTTCAGACTGGTGGGGGCCGACTGGCATTTTTCTGTGGGCAGGAGGACCTCCTGGCCTCACTGTGCACTCCGGGCCAGCCACTGGAGTTCAGGGTCACTCTGTCCTCCTCGGGAGCAGAGGAGGAGACGGAG GTCGGACTCATCTTCAGCACAGTCTTCGTGATTCTCGGGGTGACCGTCCTGGCCGGGGGCTTCCTTGTGCCCCCCAAAATCGAAGCCTTTGGTGAAGCCGATTTTGTCATGGTCGATAGGCACGCTGTCCAGTTTAACGGAGCCCTTGACGCATGCAAGCTGGCAGGAGCTGTTTTCTTCTGCATTGGGGGCATGTCCATGGCAGGCTGCCTGCTGATGTCAGTGTTCACAAAGaattactccaaagaagaaagattCCTTCAGCAAAAGTTTAAAGAGCGAATTGCAGACATCAAGGCTCATGCCCAGCCCGTTACCAAACCTCCAGGCCCAGGGGAAGCCCAGATTCCAGTCACTTTGTCCAGGGTGCAGAATGTCCAGCCTATATCAGCAACCTGA